A genome region from Streptomyces antimycoticus includes the following:
- a CDS encoding acyl-CoA dehydrogenase family protein yields the protein MASSVNDFDLYRPSEEHDMLRDAVRSLAEAKIAPFAAEVDEGARFPQEALDALVANDLHAVHVPESYGGSGADALATVIVIEEVARVCASSSLIPAVNKLGSLPVILSASEELKKRYLAPLAKGDAMFSYCLSEPDAGSDAAGMKTKAVRDGDFYVLNGVKRWITNAGVSEYYTVMAVTDPEKRSKGISAFVVEKSDPGVSFGAPEKKLGIKGSPTREVYLDNVRIPADRMIGEEGTGFATAMKTLDHTRITIAAQALGIAQGALDYAKGYVQERKQFGKPIGDFQGVQFMLADMAMKLEAARQLTYAAAAKSERVSAGGGKEDLTFFGAAAKCYASDAAMEITTDAVQLLGGYGYTRDYPLERMMRDAKITQIYEGTNQVQRIVMARNLP from the coding sequence TTGGCGTCCTCGGTGAACGACTTCGACCTGTACCGGCCGTCCGAGGAGCATGACATGCTCCGGGACGCCGTCCGATCTCTCGCCGAGGCGAAGATAGCCCCCTTCGCCGCAGAGGTCGACGAGGGGGCCCGGTTCCCCCAGGAGGCGCTCGACGCCCTGGTCGCGAACGATCTGCACGCGGTGCACGTCCCCGAGTCCTACGGCGGCTCCGGCGCGGACGCGCTGGCCACCGTGATCGTCATCGAGGAGGTCGCCCGGGTCTGCGCCTCCTCGTCCCTGATCCCCGCGGTCAACAAGCTGGGCTCGCTGCCGGTCATCCTCTCCGCCTCCGAGGAGCTGAAGAAGAGGTACCTGGCCCCGCTCGCCAAGGGCGACGCGATGTTCTCGTACTGCCTCTCCGAGCCGGACGCGGGCTCGGACGCGGCGGGGATGAAGACCAAGGCGGTGCGCGACGGCGACTTCTACGTCCTCAACGGCGTCAAGCGCTGGATCACCAACGCCGGGGTCTCCGAGTACTACACGGTGATGGCCGTCACCGACCCCGAGAAGCGCTCCAAGGGCATCTCCGCCTTCGTCGTCGAGAAGTCCGACCCGGGCGTCTCCTTCGGCGCCCCGGAGAAGAAGCTCGGCATCAAGGGCTCCCCGACCCGGGAGGTCTATCTCGACAACGTCCGCATCCCCGCGGACCGGATGATCGGCGAAGAGGGCACCGGCTTCGCCACCGCCATGAAGACTCTGGACCACACCCGGATCACCATCGCCGCGCAGGCCCTCGGCATCGCCCAGGGCGCCCTGGACTACGCCAAGGGGTATGTCCAGGAGCGCAAGCAGTTCGGCAAGCCGATCGGCGACTTCCAGGGCGTCCAGTTCATGCTCGCCGACATGGCCATGAAGCTGGAGGCCGCCCGGCAGCTCACCTACGCGGCGGCGGCCAAGTCCGAGCGGGTCTCCGCCGGAGGCGGCAAGGAGGACCTGACGTTCTTCGGCGCCGCGGCCAAGTGCTACGCCTCGGATGCCGCGATGGAGATCACCACGGACGCCGTCCAGCTCCTCGGCGGCTACGGCTACACCCGTGACTACCCGCTCGAGCGGATGATGCGCGACGCCAAGATCACGCAGATCTACGAGGGCACCAACCAGGTCCAGCGCATCGTGATGGCGCGCAACCTGCCGTAA
- a CDS encoding acyl-CoA thioesterase, translating to MTNQAHGAEPELPGKPTSASRTTLSHIMTGSDTNLLGTVHGGVIMKLVDDAAGAVAGRHSEGPAVTASMDEMVFLEPVRVGDLVHVKAQVNWTGRSSMEIGVRVLAERWNESTPATQVGSAYLVFAAVDADGKPRPVPAVIPETERDKRRYQEAEIRRTHRLARRRAIKELRARRVAPRADDDAEDAGRR from the coding sequence ATGACCAATCAGGCCCACGGTGCGGAACCGGAGCTTCCGGGAAAGCCCACCTCCGCCTCCCGTACCACACTGTCACACATCATGACGGGCAGTGACACCAATCTGCTCGGGACCGTCCACGGCGGCGTGATCATGAAACTGGTGGACGACGCGGCCGGAGCGGTCGCCGGACGCCACTCCGAGGGGCCCGCGGTCACCGCGTCGATGGACGAGATGGTCTTCCTCGAACCGGTCAGAGTCGGCGACCTCGTGCATGTGAAGGCCCAGGTCAACTGGACCGGCCGGTCCTCCATGGAGATCGGGGTGCGGGTGCTGGCCGAGCGGTGGAACGAGTCCACGCCCGCCACCCAGGTCGGCAGCGCCTATCTGGTCTTCGCCGCCGTCGACGCCGACGGCAAGCCCCGGCCGGTGCCCGCGGTCATCCCGGAGACCGAGCGGGACAAGCGGCGCTACCAGGAGGCCGAGATCCGCCGGACCCACCGGCTGGCCCGCCGTCGCGCGATCAAGGAACTCCGCGCCCGGCGCGTCGCCCCGCGCGCCGACGACGACGCCGAGGACGCCGGCCGGCGGTGA
- a CDS encoding GtrA family protein — translation MSERSTLGGLRAQMGQLAREIAKFGVVGGAGVFVNLAVFNLVRSVTELPVVRASIVATVVATGFNYVGYRYFTYRDRDKQGRTKELSLFLLFSAIGLIIENGVLYAATYGFGWDSSLQSNVFKFLGIGLGTLFRFWSYRTWVFRTLPARDAVVRAEAFLSDAPPAQATRKQPVRK, via the coding sequence ATGAGTGAACGGAGCACACTCGGCGGGCTGCGCGCCCAGATGGGGCAACTGGCTCGCGAGATCGCGAAGTTCGGGGTGGTCGGCGGTGCCGGCGTCTTCGTCAATCTCGCGGTGTTCAACCTGGTCCGCAGCGTCACCGAACTGCCGGTGGTGCGGGCCAGCATCGTGGCCACGGTGGTCGCCACCGGCTTCAACTACGTGGGATACCGCTACTTCACCTACCGGGACCGCGACAAGCAGGGCCGCACCAAGGAGCTCAGCCTCTTTCTGCTGTTCAGCGCCATCGGCCTGATCATCGAGAACGGTGTGCTCTACGCCGCCACCTATGGCTTCGGGTGGGACAGCTCACTGCAGAGCAATGTGTTCAAGTTCCTCGGCATCGGCCTGGGCACCCTCTTCCGCTTCTGGTCCTACCGGACCTGGGTGTTCCGGACACTGCCCGCGCGGGACGCCGTCGTGCGCGCGGAAGCCTTCCTGTCCGACGCGCCGCCCGCCCAGGCCACCCGTAAGCAGCCGGTCCGCAAGTAG
- a CDS encoding UDP-glucose dehydrogenase family protein: MALKITVIGTGYLGATHAAAMAELGFEVLGLDIVPEKIAMLTEGRVPMYEPGLEDLLRRHVAGFEGATGRLRFTTSYEEAGEFGDIHFICVNTPQKHGEYACDMSYVNAAVDSLAPHLRRPALVVGKSTVPVGSADLLAARLAELAPVGADAELAWNPEFLREGFAVQDTLHPDRIVVGVAGDRAEKLLREVYETPIAEGSPFVVTDFPTAELVKVAANSFLATKISFINAMAEVCEAAGGDVVKLAEAIGYDERIGSKFLRAGIGFGGGCLPKDIRAFMARAGELGADQALTFLREVDSINMRRRGHMVELAREAVGGSFLGKRVAVLGATFKPDSDDVRDSPALNVAGQIQLQGAQVTVFDPKGMENARALFPTLAYAATAAEAAQGAHAVLHLTEWREFRELDPAALGGVVAERRILDGRNALDPDHWREAGWTYRALGRPLA, from the coding sequence ATGGCCCTCAAGATCACTGTGATCGGCACCGGCTACCTCGGCGCCACCCACGCAGCGGCCATGGCGGAACTGGGCTTCGAGGTGCTCGGCCTCGACATCGTGCCCGAGAAGATCGCGATGCTCACCGAGGGCCGGGTGCCGATGTACGAGCCCGGCCTCGAGGACCTGCTGCGGCGCCACGTCGCGGGGTTCGAGGGCGCCACCGGGCGGCTGCGCTTCACCACCTCCTACGAGGAGGCCGGGGAGTTCGGCGACATCCACTTCATCTGTGTGAACACCCCGCAGAAGCACGGCGAGTACGCCTGTGACATGAGTTACGTGAACGCCGCGGTGGACTCGCTCGCCCCGCATCTGCGCCGCCCCGCGCTGGTCGTGGGCAAGTCCACGGTGCCGGTCGGCAGCGCCGACCTGCTCGCGGCCCGGCTGGCCGAGCTGGCCCCGGTGGGGGCGGACGCGGAGCTCGCCTGGAACCCCGAGTTCCTGCGCGAGGGGTTCGCCGTCCAGGACACCCTGCACCCGGACCGGATCGTGGTCGGCGTCGCCGGCGACCGGGCCGAGAAGCTGCTCCGCGAGGTGTACGAGACGCCCATCGCCGAGGGCTCGCCCTTCGTGGTGACCGACTTCCCCACCGCCGAGCTGGTGAAGGTCGCCGCCAACTCCTTCCTGGCGACCAAGATCTCCTTCATCAACGCCATGGCCGAGGTCTGCGAGGCGGCGGGCGGCGATGTGGTCAAGCTGGCCGAGGCCATCGGCTACGACGAACGCATCGGAAGTAAGTTCCTGCGGGCCGGGATCGGCTTCGGCGGCGGCTGTCTGCCCAAGGACATCCGGGCCTTCATGGCGCGCGCCGGTGAGCTCGGCGCCGACCAGGCGCTGACCTTCCTCCGCGAGGTCGACTCGATCAATATGCGGCGCCGCGGCCATATGGTCGAGCTGGCCCGCGAGGCCGTCGGCGGCAGCTTCCTGGGCAAGCGGGTCGCCGTGCTGGGCGCGACCTTCAAGCCGGACTCCGACGACGTCCGGGACTCCCCCGCACTCAACGTGGCCGGTCAGATACAGCTCCAGGGCGCCCAGGTCACCGTCTTCGACCCCAAGGGCATGGAGAACGCCCGGGCCCTCTTCCCGACCCTCGCCTACGCGGCGACGGCGGCCGAGGCGGCGCAGGGCGCCCATGCGGTGCTGCATCTCACCGAGTGGCGCGAGTTCCGCGAGCTGGACCCGGCGGCCCTCGGCGGCGTCGTCGCCGAGCGCCGCATCCTGGACGGTCGCAACGCCCTGGACCCCGACCACTGGCGCGAGGCCGGCTGGACCTACCGCGCGTTGGGGCGCCCGCTGGCGTAG
- a CDS encoding LCP family protein, with protein MSEWPQGSTGDRSGRYGRGSGSPDPEGARAMPQVRRAAPGAGGPYNEPPLPPDLSPHGTIPRQQASQGYDDDDGGYNTGQVYGRGNGGPGGGDPYGPGGPGPRPVRPKNWKRRITIGLVTLVVLLLAIGIGTYIWADSKLRNEVDLSKVEDRPGGGKGTNYLIVGSDSREGMSDEDKKKLHTGSAEGRRTDSMILLHVGENGNTMVSLPRDSWVTIPAFTGSESGRRIPAGQNKLNASFSSEGPSLLVRTIEYNTGLKIDHYAEIGFDGFASLVDGVGGVDIDIPQDMKDKKSGNDLKKGKQTLNGQQALAFVRQRYGLAGGDLDRTKNQQKFLSALANKAASPGTVMNPFKLYPTMGAGLDNLVVDKDMSLWDVKDMFFAMKSVSGGDGKQMNMPISNPGLATSKGSAVQWDMAKVKQLMGELKNDETVTVSSN; from the coding sequence ATGAGCGAATGGCCCCAGGGATCGACCGGCGACCGCAGCGGCCGGTACGGACGTGGTAGCGGCAGCCCCGACCCGGAGGGGGCGCGCGCCATGCCACAAGTGAGACGTGCGGCACCCGGTGCGGGTGGTCCGTACAACGAGCCGCCACTGCCGCCCGACCTCTCGCCGCACGGCACCATTCCGCGGCAGCAGGCGTCCCAGGGCTATGACGATGACGACGGCGGCTACAACACCGGGCAGGTCTACGGGCGCGGCAACGGCGGGCCCGGCGGCGGCGACCCCTACGGCCCCGGCGGCCCCGGCCCGCGTCCGGTGAGGCCGAAGAACTGGAAGCGCCGGATAACCATCGGCCTGGTCACCCTGGTCGTTTTGCTGCTCGCCATCGGCATCGGCACCTACATCTGGGCCGACTCCAAGCTCCGCAACGAGGTCGACCTGAGCAAGGTCGAGGACCGGCCGGGCGGCGGCAAGGGCACCAACTACCTGATCGTGGGTTCGGACAGCCGCGAGGGCATGTCCGACGAGGACAAGAAGAAGCTGCACACCGGGTCGGCCGAGGGCCGCCGCACCGACTCCATGATCCTTCTCCACGTCGGTGAGAACGGCAACACCATGGTCAGCCTCCCGCGTGACTCCTGGGTCACCATCCCGGCCTTCACCGGCTCGGAGAGCGGCAGGCGGATCCCGGCGGGCCAGAACAAGCTCAACGCGTCGTTCTCCTCCGAGGGCCCCTCGCTGCTCGTCCGCACGATCGAGTACAACACCGGCCTGAAGATCGACCACTACGCGGAGATCGGCTTCGACGGCTTCGCCAGTCTCGTGGACGGGGTCGGCGGCGTCGACATCGACATCCCGCAGGACATGAAGGACAAGAAGTCCGGCAATGACCTGAAGAAGGGCAAGCAGACGCTGAACGGCCAGCAGGCGCTCGCCTTCGTCCGGCAGCGCTACGGCCTCGCGGGCGGCGACCTGGACCGCACCAAGAACCAGCAGAAGTTCCTCTCCGCGCTGGCGAACAAGGCGGCCTCGCCCGGCACGGTCATGAACCCCTTCAAGCTCTACCCGACGATGGGCGCCGGCCTGGACAACCTGGTCGTCGACAAGGACATGAGCCTGTGGGACGTGAAGGACATGTTCTTCGCGATGAAGAGCGTCTCCGGCGGTGACGGCAAGCAGATGAACATGCCGATCTCCAACCCCGGCCTGGCCACTTCCAAGGGCAGCGCGGTGCAGTGGGACATGGCCAAGGTCAAGCAGCTGATGGGCGAGCTGAAGAACGACGAGACGGTCACGGTCTCCAGCAACTGA
- the purE gene encoding 5-(carboxyamino)imidazole ribonucleotide mutase, which yields MSAPVIGIVMGSDSDWPVMEEAAKALDEFEVPYEVDVVSAHRMPREMVAYGENAASRGLKAIIAGAGGAAHLPGMLASVTPLPVIGVPVPLKYLDGMDSLLSIVQMPAGVPVATVSIGGARNAGLLAARILAAHDPGLQARMCEFQDELNAQATEKGKRLRAKVDGADAFGFGR from the coding sequence ATGAGCGCTCCTGTGATCGGCATCGTCATGGGCTCCGACTCCGACTGGCCCGTCATGGAAGAAGCGGCCAAGGCCCTCGACGAGTTCGAGGTCCCGTACGAGGTGGATGTCGTCTCGGCCCACCGCATGCCGCGCGAGATGGTCGCCTACGGGGAGAACGCGGCGTCCCGCGGCCTCAAGGCCATCATCGCGGGCGCGGGCGGTGCCGCGCACCTCCCGGGCATGCTCGCGTCCGTCACCCCGCTGCCGGTGATCGGGGTGCCCGTACCGCTGAAGTACCTCGACGGCATGGACTCCCTGCTGTCGATCGTCCAGATGCCCGCGGGCGTCCCGGTGGCCACCGTCTCCATCGGCGGCGCCCGCAACGCGGGCCTGCTCGCCGCCCGGATCCTGGCCGCACACGACCCCGGACTCCAGGCGCGGATGTGCGAGTTCCAGGACGAACTCAACGCCCAGGCCACGGAAAAGGGCAAGCGCCTGCGGGCGAAGGTGGACGGGGCGGATGCGTTCGGCTTCGGTCGCTGA
- a CDS encoding LCP family protein, which produces MSAPARSPRPPRPRSRRPRWGLRLATGGAALVLAVSGIGHLLVSELESGIHRVDAFGGLDNRPKNTGGGVNFLVVGTDGREKITPREKALYRLGGAPCRCTDTIMLMHLSADHRRVSAVSLPRDSYAQIPAYTDATGKRHPHHPRKLNAAYAEGGPSLTVRTVEHLTGIHIDHYLEVDFTSFMKTVDVLGGVKICTARPLKDDHTGLDLAAGTHVLNGGQALQYVRSRHVDGTSDLGRIQRQQRFLAAVVHQTTAGGILLNPVRFNRVAGALLGSVRADHGFGAADMVALGRAMSGVTPASSEFASVPVILPGVPVKGSGSTLRWDQPKAERLFATLREDRPLVAHRPKRPGATPVDVDPGRVRVHVLNGTNTAGLARRADRALHATGFATTGSPADAATPDVRRTVIAYDPVWDRSVRSLAAALPGARLKPVVGQGAVMQITIGADYAGVRRVRVEKPRTDTAGFGAITGDEVVCPQGATRSL; this is translated from the coding sequence GTGAGTGCACCGGCCCGATCGCCGCGCCCGCCGCGCCCCCGCTCCCGCCGCCCCCGCTGGGGGCTGCGGCTCGCCACAGGCGGCGCCGCTCTGGTGCTGGCGGTCAGCGGCATCGGGCATCTGCTGGTCAGCGAGCTCGAATCCGGGATCCACCGGGTGGATGCCTTCGGCGGCCTGGACAACCGGCCGAAGAACACCGGCGGGGGCGTCAACTTCCTCGTGGTCGGCACGGACGGACGGGAGAAGATCACGCCTCGGGAGAAGGCGCTGTACCGGCTGGGCGGAGCCCCCTGCCGCTGCACCGACACGATCATGCTGATGCATCTGTCGGCCGACCACCGCCGGGTCAGCGCGGTCAGCCTGCCCCGCGACTCGTACGCCCAGATCCCCGCGTACACCGACGCCACCGGCAAGCGCCATCCGCACCATCCGCGGAAGCTGAACGCCGCGTACGCCGAGGGCGGGCCGAGCCTGACCGTGCGCACCGTGGAGCATCTGACCGGCATCCACATCGACCACTACCTCGAGGTGGACTTCACCAGCTTCATGAAGACGGTCGATGTGCTCGGCGGGGTCAAGATCTGCACCGCGCGGCCGCTCAAGGACGACCACACCGGGCTTGACCTGGCGGCGGGCACCCATGTCCTGAACGGCGGCCAGGCGCTGCAGTACGTCCGCTCCCGGCATGTCGACGGCACCTCCGACCTGGGCCGGATCCAGCGCCAGCAGCGCTTCCTGGCCGCCGTGGTCCACCAGACCACGGCCGGGGGCATCCTGCTCAACCCGGTGCGGTTCAACCGGGTCGCCGGGGCCCTGCTGGGCTCGGTCCGCGCCGACCACGGCTTCGGGGCGGCGGACATGGTCGCCCTGGGGCGGGCGATGAGCGGCGTCACCCCCGCGTCCTCGGAGTTCGCCTCGGTCCCGGTGATCCTGCCCGGCGTCCCGGTGAAGGGGTCCGGCTCCACGCTCCGCTGGGACCAGCCCAAGGCCGAGCGGCTCTTCGCCACCCTCCGCGAGGACCGGCCGCTGGTCGCCCACCGCCCGAAGCGTCCCGGCGCCACCCCGGTCGACGTGGACCCGGGCCGGGTCCGGGTCCATGTGCTCAACGGCACCAATACGGCGGGGCTCGCCCGCCGCGCGGACCGCGCGCTGCACGCCACCGGCTTCGCCACCACCGGCTCCCCCGCCGACGCCGCGACCCCCGACGTCCGGCGCACGGTGATCGCGTACGACCCGGTCTGGGACCGCTCGGTGCGCTCGCTGGCGGCCGCGCTGCCCGGGGCCCGGCTGAAGCCGGTGGTCGGGCAGGGCGCGGTGATGCAGATCACCATCGGCGCGGACTACGCGGGTGTGCGGCGGGTCCGGGTCGAGAAGCCGCGGACCGACACTGCCGGGTTCGGGGCCATCACCGGCGACGAGGTCGTCTGCCCCCAGGGCGCCACTCGCTCCCTTTGA
- a CDS encoding glycosyltransferase family 2 protein yields the protein MPPHQLPAVSVIMPVLNEERHLRNAVRHILEQEYDGEIEVVIALGPSADRTDEIAAELVAEDPRVHTVPNPTGRTPAALNAAIKASRHPVVVRVDGHGMLSPNYIATAVRLLEETGAQNVGGIMHAEGENDWEKAVAAAMTSKIGVGNAAFHTGGDAAPAETVYLGVFRREALEQQGGYNEEFIRAQDWELNFRIREAGGLVWFSPELKVSYRPRPSVRALAKQYKDYGRWRHVVARFHQGSINLRYLAPPTAVVAIAAGIVVGAAVTPWAFVIPGGYLAAIVAGSIPAGKGLPVAARLRVPVALATMHMSWGWGFLTSPRALAKRVIASRRPAVMAP from the coding sequence ATGCCCCCGCATCAGCTCCCGGCCGTCTCCGTGATCATGCCGGTGCTCAATGAGGAACGCCATCTGCGCAATGCCGTGCGGCACATCCTGGAGCAGGAGTACGACGGCGAGATAGAGGTGGTGATCGCGCTCGGCCCGTCCGCGGACCGTACCGATGAGATCGCCGCCGAACTGGTGGCGGAGGACCCCCGGGTGCATACGGTCCCCAACCCCACGGGCCGCACCCCCGCCGCCCTGAACGCGGCGATCAAGGCATCCCGCCATCCGGTGGTGGTGCGGGTCGACGGCCACGGCATGCTCTCGCCGAACTACATCGCGACCGCCGTCCGGCTCCTGGAGGAGACCGGCGCGCAGAACGTCGGCGGGATCATGCACGCCGAGGGCGAGAACGACTGGGAGAAGGCCGTCGCCGCCGCCATGACCTCCAAGATCGGCGTGGGTAACGCGGCCTTCCACACCGGCGGCGACGCGGCCCCCGCCGAGACCGTCTATCTGGGCGTCTTCCGGCGCGAGGCGCTGGAACAGCAGGGCGGCTACAACGAGGAGTTCATCCGCGCCCAGGACTGGGAGCTGAACTTCCGGATCCGCGAGGCCGGCGGGCTGGTCTGGTTCTCGCCCGAGCTGAAGGTCTCCTACCGGCCGCGGCCGAGCGTGCGGGCCCTGGCCAAGCAGTACAAGGACTACGGGCGCTGGCGCCATGTCGTCGCCCGCTTCCACCAGGGCTCGATCAATCTGCGCTATCTCGCTCCGCCGACCGCCGTCGTCGCCATCGCGGCGGGCATCGTGGTGGGCGCCGCCGTCACCCCGTGGGCCTTCGTGATCCCCGGCGGTTATCTGGCCGCGATCGTCGCGGGCTCGATCCCGGCGGGCAAGGGGCTTCCGGTGGCCGCCCGGCTGCGGGTCCCGGTGGCGCTCGCGACCATGCACATGTCCTGGGGCTGGGGCTTTCTGACCAGCCCGCGGGCGCTCGCCAAGCGGGTCATCGCCAGCCGCCGCCCGGCGGTCATGGCCCCGTAG
- a CDS encoding dipeptidase — protein sequence MTDHLVQAHDLLAAHPVVDGHNDFPWALREQVRYDLDQRDMAADLTPHTHTDIPRLRAGGVGAQFWSVYVRSDFSGDTAVSATLEQIDVVRRFTERYATDLRPAFTADDMEAARAEGRIASLMGAEGGHSINCSLATLRTLYDLGVRYMTLTHNDNVPWADSATDEPKAHGLTRFGEEVVREMNRLGMLVDLSHVSADTMRDALRVTEAPVVFSHSSARAVCDHPRNIPDDVLALLPANGGVAMATFVPKFVLPEAVAWTKAADENMRAHGMHPLEMTPAGMKVQRAFEEANPRPLATVSTVADHLDHMREVAGIDHIGIGGDFDGTAFTPEGLTDVAGYPNLIAELLDRRWSPADLAKLTWQNAVRTLRGAEDAARAAQSTRGPSLATIDHLDGAATA from the coding sequence ATGACCGATCACCTCGTGCAAGCCCACGACCTGCTGGCCGCCCACCCCGTCGTAGACGGCCACAACGACTTCCCCTGGGCCCTGCGCGAGCAGGTCCGCTACGACCTCGACCAGCGCGACATGGCCGCCGACCTCACCCCGCACACCCACACCGACATCCCCCGCCTCCGCGCGGGCGGCGTGGGCGCCCAATTCTGGTCGGTGTACGTGCGCTCGGACTTCAGCGGCGACACCGCGGTCAGCGCCACCCTCGAACAGATCGATGTCGTCCGCCGTTTCACCGAGCGCTACGCGACCGACCTGCGCCCGGCCTTCACCGCCGACGACATGGAGGCGGCGCGGGCCGAGGGCCGGATCGCCTCCCTCATGGGCGCCGAGGGCGGCCACAGCATCAACTGCTCCCTGGCCACCCTGCGCACCCTGTACGACCTGGGCGTGCGGTATATGACGCTGACCCACAACGACAACGTCCCCTGGGCCGACTCGGCGACCGACGAGCCGAAGGCGCACGGCCTCACCCGCTTCGGCGAGGAGGTGGTGCGCGAGATGAACCGCCTGGGCATGCTCGTCGACCTCTCCCATGTCTCGGCCGACACCATGCGGGACGCGCTCCGGGTGACCGAGGCGCCCGTGGTCTTCTCGCACTCCTCCGCGCGCGCCGTCTGCGACCATCCGCGCAACATCCCCGACGATGTGCTGGCGCTGCTGCCCGCCAACGGGGGCGTGGCGATGGCCACCTTCGTCCCCAAGTTCGTTCTCCCCGAGGCGGTCGCCTGGACCAAGGCAGCGGACGAGAACATGCGCGCCCACGGAATGCATCCGCTGGAGATGACGCCCGCCGGGATGAAGGTCCAGCGCGCCTTCGAGGAGGCCAACCCGCGTCCCCTGGCGACCGTGTCGACCGTCGCCGACCATCTCGACCATATGCGCGAGGTGGCGGGCATCGACCACATCGGCATCGGCGGCGACTTCGACGGCACCGCCTTCACCCCCGAGGGCCTCACCGATGTCGCGGGCTATCCGAACCTGATCGCCGAGCTTCTCGACCGCCGCTGGTCACCGGCCGACCTCGCCAAGCTGACCTGGCAGAACGCGGTCCGTACGCTGCGCGGCGCCGAGGATGCGGCACGCGCCGCGCAGAGCACCCGCGGCCCGTCCCTCGCGACCATCGACCACCTGGACGGCGCAGCCACCGCATAA
- a CDS encoding 5-(carboxyamino)imidazole ribonucleotide synthase: MTFPVVGMVGGGQLARMTHEAGIPLGIRFKLLSDTPQDSAAQVVSDVVIGDYRDLDVLRAFAQGCDVVTFDHEHVPAEHLRALEADGVVIRPGVEALLHAQDKGVMRKRLSEAGVPCPRHRIVADPEDVARFAAEAGEGDGFPVVLKTVRGGYDGKGVWVVRGVEEAAEPFRAGVPVLAEEMVDFARELAANVVRSPHGQAVAYPVVESIQVDGVCDTVIAPAPGLSEELSGTAQEMALKIAAELGVVGHLAVELFETRDGRLLVNELAMRPHNSGHWTQDGAVTSQFANHVRAVLDLPLGDPRPRAPWTVMTNVLGGDYPDMYGAYLHCMARDPALKIHMYGKDVKPGRKVGHVNTYGDDLADVRERGRHAADYLRGTITE, from the coding sequence GTGACATTCCCGGTAGTCGGCATGGTCGGCGGCGGCCAGCTCGCCCGTATGACCCACGAGGCGGGCATCCCCCTCGGCATCAGGTTCAAGCTGCTCAGTGACACCCCCCAGGACTCAGCGGCCCAGGTGGTCAGCGATGTCGTCATCGGCGACTACCGCGACCTGGACGTTCTTCGTGCTTTCGCACAAGGCTGTGATGTGGTCACTTTCGACCACGAGCATGTCCCGGCGGAGCATCTGCGCGCCCTGGAAGCGGATGGTGTGGTCATCCGCCCCGGAGTCGAGGCGCTGCTGCACGCCCAGGACAAGGGTGTGATGCGCAAGCGGCTGAGCGAGGCCGGTGTGCCGTGCCCGCGCCACCGCATCGTGGCCGACCCCGAGGACGTCGCGCGGTTCGCGGCGGAAGCGGGGGAGGGCGACGGATTTCCGGTCGTCCTCAAGACGGTGCGCGGCGGTTACGACGGCAAGGGCGTGTGGGTCGTCCGCGGTGTGGAGGAGGCGGCCGAGCCGTTCCGCGCGGGGGTGCCCGTCCTCGCCGAGGAGATGGTCGACTTCGCCCGTGAGCTCGCCGCCAACGTCGTACGGTCCCCGCACGGCCAGGCCGTGGCCTACCCGGTCGTGGAGTCGATCCAGGTGGACGGGGTCTGCGACACCGTGATCGCCCCGGCCCCCGGTCTCTCCGAGGAGCTGTCCGGCACGGCGCAGGAGATGGCGCTGAAGATCGCGGCGGAGCTCGGGGTGGTCGGCCATCTCGCGGTCGAGCTGTTCGAGACCCGCGACGGCCGGCTGCTGGTCAACGAGCTGGCGATGCGCCCCCACAACTCCGGTCACTGGACCCAGGACGGCGCCGTCACCTCCCAGTTCGCCAACCATGTGCGGGCCGTGCTGGACCTCCCGCTCGGCGATCCGCGGCCGCGCGCCCCGTGGACCGTGATGACCAATGTGCTCGGCGGCGACTACCCCGATATGTACGGGGCGTATCTGCACTGCATGGCGCGCGACCCGGCGCTCAAGATCCATATGTATGGCAAGGACGTGAAGCCCGGGCGCAAGGTCGGCCACGTCAACACCTATGGCGACGACCTGGCCGATGTGCGCGAGCGCGGCCGGCACGCTGCCGACTACCTCCGAGGGACCATCACCGAATGA